One genomic window of Halobellus limi includes the following:
- a CDS encoding 30S ribosomal protein S5, with protein sequence MSQRNDGWTPRTRLGRMVQDGDITTMEQALESGLPLKEPELVDQLLPGLDDEVLDINMVQRMTDSGRRVKFRCVVAIGNRDGYLGYAEGRDDQVGSAIQKAIDVAKLNIISVDRGSGSWEDSAGGLNSLTRKAEGKAGSVTVEVMPAPQGLGLAAAPTVRNILELAGVQDAWTRSNGNTRTTVNLAKATYNALRNASQSRTPRRAAAKQREQEVSE encoded by the coding sequence ATGAGCCAACGCAACGATGGCTGGACGCCGCGCACGCGGCTCGGCCGAATGGTACAGGACGGCGACATCACGACGATGGAGCAGGCCCTCGAATCGGGGCTGCCGCTCAAGGAGCCGGAACTCGTCGATCAGCTCCTCCCGGGGCTGGACGACGAGGTGCTGGACATCAATATGGTCCAGCGGATGACAGACTCCGGCCGTCGGGTGAAGTTCCGCTGCGTCGTCGCGATCGGTAACCGCGACGGCTACCTCGGCTACGCCGAGGGACGGGACGATCAGGTCGGATCCGCGATCCAGAAGGCGATCGACGTCGCGAAGCTCAACATCATCTCGGTGGACCGCGGCTCCGGGTCGTGGGAGGACTCCGCCGGCGGCCTCAACTCCCTCACGCGGAAGGCGGAGGGGAAGGCCGGCTCGGTGACCGTCGAGGTTATGCCCGCACCGCAGGGCCTCGGCCTCGCGGCCGCACCGACCGTCCGCAACATCCTCGAACTGGCGGGCGTCCAGGACGCCTGGACCCGCTCGAACGGGAACACGCGGACGACGGTCAACCTCGCGAAGGCGACGTACAACGCGCTGCGGAACGCGTCGCAGTCGCGGACGCCGCGCCGCGCCGCCGCGAAGCAGCGCGAGCAAGAGGTGAGCGAATGA
- a CDS encoding cation diffusion facilitator family transporter produces the protein MSDDRRRTVRRVGLIILAVNLALVLAKGGVWGLTGSLAIGSEAVNSLADSVYSLVIVAGLYLTTQPPDFEHPHGHERIEPFVSLFVAVGVFAAGGAVLWNATTSVLNGTYGVEAGTAGVLVLLGTAGAKYGLYRYCLRVGEERHSPAVVAAALDNRNDILTAGAALVGVLGASFGAPVLDPVAAGVVSLGIFYTGYEIVRDNVNYLVGAAPPEELRREILERALEHPQVRGAHDVVAHYVGPEVDVSLHIEVEGDMTLFEAHDIESAVVESIRAMPEVDDVFVHVDPKELGEWKEDAQADRLVGTAIARGNDERVSSETGGSDGER, from the coding sequence ATGAGCGACGACCGAAGGCGCACCGTCCGTCGCGTGGGGCTGATCATCCTCGCGGTGAACCTCGCTCTCGTGCTCGCGAAGGGGGGCGTCTGGGGCCTCACCGGGAGCCTCGCCATCGGCTCGGAGGCCGTCAACAGCCTCGCCGACAGCGTCTACAGCCTCGTCATCGTCGCGGGACTGTACCTGACGACCCAGCCGCCGGACTTCGAGCACCCACACGGCCACGAGCGCATCGAGCCGTTCGTCTCGCTGTTCGTCGCCGTCGGCGTCTTCGCCGCCGGCGGGGCCGTGCTCTGGAACGCGACCACGTCGGTCCTGAACGGCACCTACGGCGTCGAGGCCGGGACAGCCGGTGTCCTCGTGTTACTCGGTACGGCCGGCGCGAAGTACGGCCTCTACCGCTACTGCCTCCGCGTCGGCGAGGAGCGCCACTCGCCGGCGGTCGTCGCCGCCGCGCTCGACAACCGCAACGACATCCTCACCGCGGGCGCGGCGCTCGTCGGCGTCCTCGGGGCGTCGTTCGGCGCGCCCGTCCTCGATCCGGTCGCCGCCGGCGTCGTCTCGCTCGGCATCTTCTACACGGGCTATGAGATCGTCCGCGACAACGTGAACTACCTCGTCGGCGCGGCCCCGCCGGAGGAACTCCGCCGCGAGATCCTCGAACGCGCGCTCGAACACCCGCAGGTCCGCGGCGCGCACGACGTCGTCGCCCACTACGTCGGCCCGGAGGTCGACGTGAGCCTCCACATCGAGGTCGAGGGCGATATGACGCTGTTCGAGGCCCACGACATCGAATCGGCCGTCGTCGAGTCGATCCGCGCGATGCCGGAGGTCGACGACGTGTTCGTCCACGTCGACCCGAAGGAACTCGGCGAGTGGAAGGAGGACGCGCAGGCGGACCGGCTCGTCGGGACGGCGATCGCCCGCGGAAACGACGAGAGGGTCAGCAGTGAAACCGGCGGAAGCGACGGAGAACGGTAG
- a CDS encoding 30S ribosomal protein S14 — MSESETEQTGEHASRRTGQSHECRRCGRNQGLVGKYEIYLCRQCFREVAREMGFKKYR, encoded by the coding sequence ATGAGCGAATCAGAGACAGAACAGACGGGCGAGCACGCGAGCCGGCGCACGGGCCAGAGCCACGAGTGCCGACGCTGCGGCCGCAATCAGGGTCTCGTCGGTAAGTACGAGATCTACCTGTGCCGACAGTGCTTCCGCGAGGTCGCCCGCGAGATGGGATTCAAGAAGTACCGATAA
- a CDS encoding 50S ribosomal protein L18, producing the protein MATGPRYKVPMRRRREVRTDYHQRLRLLKSGKPRLVARTSNKHVRAQLITPGPDGDETHAAASSEDLAEYGWEAPTGNLPSAYLTGFLAGTRAVEAGLEEAVLDIGLNTATPGNKVFAVQEGAIDAGLEIPHSESVLADWSRNRGEHIAAYAEQLDEPLYSGDFDATKLPEHFDEVLEQLQEDA; encoded by the coding sequence ATGGCAACAGGACCACGGTACAAGGTGCCGATGCGGCGTCGCCGCGAGGTCCGGACGGACTACCACCAGAGGTTGCGCCTGCTGAAATCGGGCAAGCCCCGCCTCGTTGCTCGCACGAGCAACAAGCACGTCAGGGCGCAGCTGATCACCCCCGGACCCGACGGAGACGAAACGCACGCGGCCGCGTCCTCCGAGGATCTCGCCGAGTACGGCTGGGAGGCTCCCACTGGGAACCTGCCGAGCGCGTACCTGACGGGATTCCTCGCCGGAACGCGAGCCGTCGAGGCCGGTCTCGAAGAGGCCGTCCTCGACATCGGACTGAACACCGCGACGCCCGGTAACAAGGTGTTCGCGGTGCAGGAAGGAGCGATAGACGCTGGCCTCGAGATCCCGCACAGCGAGTCGGTTCTCGCGGACTGGTCGCGCAACCGCGGCGAGCACATCGCCGCGTACGCCGAGCAGCTCGACGAGCCCCTCTATTCGGGGGATTTCGACGCCACGAAACTCCCTGAGCACTTCGACGAAGTGCTCGAGCAACTACAGGAGGACGCATGA
- a CDS encoding HIT family protein, with product MEQVFAPWRIEWVERDPEEKNVEGCPFCVLPEREEDRESRIVARGEHAFVILNNYPYNPGHVMIVPYRHTGEWGDLTDAELLDHARLKVAAIDALDEAFHPDGVNAGENLGGDAAGGSIDDHVHTHLVPRWSGDTNFMPVIGETKVIVEALEDTYDRLHEAFASLPAATDDGESERDDDHPTRAVRLDFDD from the coding sequence ATGGAGCAGGTCTTCGCGCCCTGGCGGATCGAGTGGGTCGAGCGCGACCCCGAAGAAAAGAACGTCGAGGGGTGCCCGTTCTGCGTGCTGCCCGAGCGCGAGGAGGACCGGGAGAGTCGGATCGTCGCCCGGGGCGAGCACGCGTTCGTCATCCTGAACAACTACCCGTACAACCCGGGTCACGTGATGATCGTCCCGTACCGCCACACCGGCGAGTGGGGCGACCTCACGGACGCCGAACTGCTCGATCACGCGCGGCTGAAGGTCGCGGCCATCGACGCCCTCGACGAGGCGTTTCACCCCGACGGCGTGAACGCCGGCGAGAACCTCGGCGGCGACGCCGCCGGCGGGTCGATCGACGACCACGTCCACACCCATCTCGTGCCGCGCTGGAGCGGCGACACGAACTTCATGCCCGTGATCGGCGAGACGAAGGTGATCGTCGAGGCGCTTGAAGACACCTACGACCGCCTCCACGAGGCCTTCGCGTCGCTGCCGGCGGCGACCGACGACGGCGAAAGCGAGCGCGACGACGACCACCCGACCCGCGCCGTCAGACTCGACTTCGACGACTGA
- a CDS encoding 50S ribosomal protein L6: MTRVEIEIPDEVSAEVSNLDLTVEGPNGSVTRTLWYPSVSVSVEDEQIVIAAEEEDAKTNATVGTFESHVSNMLHGVTEGWTYEMEVYYAHFPMQVDVEGDEVVIENFLGEKSSRRTPIRGDTEVQVDGEVVTLTGPSKEDVGQTAADIEQLTRVTDKDTRVFQDGVYITQKPQTGGA; this comes from the coding sequence ATGACCAGAGTAGAAATCGAAATTCCGGACGAGGTCTCCGCCGAGGTGTCCAACCTCGATCTGACGGTCGAGGGGCCGAACGGCAGCGTCACCCGGACGCTGTGGTACCCCTCCGTCAGCGTGAGCGTCGAGGACGAGCAGATCGTCATCGCCGCCGAGGAGGAGGACGCCAAGACGAACGCCACCGTCGGGACCTTCGAGAGCCACGTGTCGAACATGCTCCACGGGGTCACCGAAGGCTGGACGTACGAGATGGAAGTCTACTACGCTCACTTCCCGATGCAGGTCGACGTCGAGGGCGACGAAGTCGTCATCGAGAACTTCCTCGGAGAGAAGTCCTCGCGACGGACGCCGATCCGCGGAGACACGGAGGTACAGGTCGACGGCGAAGTGGTCACCCTGACGGGCCCCTCGAAAGAGGACGTCGGGCAGACCGCCGCCGACATCGAACAGCTCACTCGCGTGACGGACAAGGACACGCGCGTCTTCCAGGACGGCGTCTACATCACGCAGAAACCGCAGACCGGAGGTGCCTGA
- the secY gene encoding preprotein translocase subunit SecY — MGWKEAAEPVLTRMPSVVRPEGHVPFRRKLGWTAGILVLYFFLTNVPLFGLQTGGAGSDFYGQFRSILAGGQGSIMQLGIGPIVTASIVLQLLGGADLLGLDTDDPRDQVLYQGLQKLLVVVMICLTGLPMVFAGNFLPPSEALGQSLGVGVGGVRGIIFAQIFVGGVLILFMDEIVSKWGVGSGVGLFIIAGVSQQLVAGLFSWQSLGGQSGFFPTWVGIITGAVEIGSPLTPGGLSDLFLGQGQILALITTVLIFAVVVYAESVRVEIPLSHANVKGARGRFPVKLIYASVLPMILVRALQANLQFLGQILNNWWAGMPAWLGQYTQGQVTGGLFWYIAPIQSRQDWMWFLGFTSQEPTAIAIRVAIDLIFMIIGGAIFAIFWVETTGMGPEATAKQIQNSGMQIPGFRRNPQVIEKVMERYIPQVTVIGGALVGLLAVLANMLGTIGGVSGTGLLLTVSITYKLYEEIAEEQLMEMHPMMREMFNN; from the coding sequence ATGGGATGGAAGGAGGCCGCCGAACCGGTGCTGACGCGGATGCCGTCAGTCGTGCGTCCGGAGGGACACGTCCCGTTCCGCCGGAAACTCGGCTGGACCGCCGGGATCCTCGTGCTGTATTTCTTCCTGACGAACGTCCCGCTGTTCGGTCTGCAGACGGGCGGTGCGGGCAGCGACTTCTACGGGCAGTTCCGTAGCATCCTCGCCGGCGGACAGGGGTCGATCATGCAGCTCGGCATCGGTCCGATCGTCACGGCGAGCATCGTGCTCCAGCTACTCGGCGGTGCGGACCTGCTCGGATTGGACACTGACGACCCCCGCGATCAGGTGCTGTATCAGGGCCTCCAGAAGCTCCTGGTGGTCGTGATGATCTGCCTGACGGGGCTTCCGATGGTGTTCGCCGGCAACTTCCTCCCGCCGAGCGAGGCGCTCGGCCAGTCGCTGGGCGTCGGCGTCGGCGGCGTCCGGGGGATCATCTTCGCGCAGATCTTCGTCGGCGGCGTCCTCATCCTGTTCATGGACGAAATCGTGAGCAAGTGGGGCGTCGGCTCCGGCGTCGGCCTGTTCATCATCGCCGGCGTGAGCCAGCAGCTCGTCGCCGGGCTGTTCAGCTGGCAGAGCCTCGGCGGCCAGAGCGGCTTCTTCCCCACGTGGGTCGGGATAATCACCGGCGCGGTGGAGATCGGCTCGCCGCTGACGCCCGGCGGCCTCTCGGATCTCTTCCTCGGACAGGGACAGATCCTCGCGCTCATCACGACGGTCCTCATCTTCGCGGTCGTCGTCTACGCCGAGAGCGTCCGAGTCGAGATCCCGCTCTCGCACGCCAACGTGAAGGGCGCGCGAGGGCGTTTCCCCGTGAAGCTCATCTACGCGAGCGTCCTGCCGATGATCCTCGTTCGCGCGCTGCAGGCGAACCTCCAGTTCCTCGGGCAGATCCTGAACAACTGGTGGGCGGGGATGCCGGCCTGGCTCGGCCAGTACACCCAGGGACAGGTCACCGGCGGCCTGTTCTGGTACATCGCGCCGATTCAGTCCCGGCAGGACTGGATGTGGTTCCTCGGATTCACCTCCCAGGAGCCGACGGCGATCGCCATCCGGGTCGCGATCGACCTGATCTTCATGATCATCGGCGGTGCGATCTTCGCGATCTTCTGGGTCGAGACGACGGGGATGGGCCCCGAGGCGACGGCCAAGCAGATCCAGAACTCCGGGATGCAGATCCCCGGGTTCCGTCGGAATCCGCAGGTGATCGAGAAGGTGATGGAGCGCTACATCCCGCAGGTGACCGTCATCGGCGGCGCCTTGGTCGGCCTGCTCGCCGTCCTCGCGAACATGCTCGGCACCATCGGCGGCGTCTCCGGAACGGGGCTGCTGCTCACGGTCTCTATCACGTACAAGCTGTACGAGGAGATCGCCGAGGAGCAGCTGATGGAGATGCACCCGATGATGCGCGAGATGTTCAACAACTGA
- a CDS encoding 50S ribosomal protein L5, whose amino-acid sequence MSEAEFHEMREPQIEKVVVHMGVGEGGRELANAEEILEEIAGQEAVRTQATRAATQFGSRVGDPVGAKVTLRGEEAEAFLEKSLPIADLKERQFDETGNFSFGVEEHTDFPSQEYDPQIGIYGLDVTVNLVRPGYRVKKRNKASQSIPNRHRLTPEDAIVFVEDAFDVDVEATDS is encoded by the coding sequence ATGAGCGAGGCGGAGTTCCACGAGATGCGCGAACCGCAGATCGAGAAGGTCGTCGTCCACATGGGCGTCGGCGAGGGCGGTCGCGAGCTCGCGAACGCCGAGGAGATCCTCGAGGAGATCGCCGGCCAGGAAGCCGTCCGCACGCAGGCGACCCGCGCGGCGACCCAGTTCGGGTCCCGCGTCGGCGACCCCGTCGGCGCGAAGGTCACTCTTCGCGGCGAGGAGGCGGAGGCCTTCTTAGAGAAGTCGCTGCCGATCGCCGACCTCAAAGAGCGGCAGTTCGACGAGACGGGGAACTTCAGCTTCGGTGTCGAAGAGCACACCGACTTCCCCTCTCAGGAGTACGACCCGCAGATCGGGATCTACGGGCTGGACGTGACGGTCAACCTCGTCCGCCCCGGATACCGGGTGAAAAAGCGCAACAAGGCGTCCCAGTCGATCCCGAACCGACACCGACTGACGCCCGAGGACGCGATCGTCTTCGTCGAGGACGCCTTCGACGTCGACGTGGAGGCCACAGACTCATGA
- a CDS encoding 50S ribosomal protein L30 → MQAVVQLRGDVNMSSAVHDTLKMLNIHHVNHCALVPETETYRGMITKVNDYVAHGEPSADAVETVLRTRAEPAEGDADVDEEWLAEHTDYDDFGALAEALVDEETTLREQGLSPVLRLHPPRGGHRGQKHPTTEGGQIGKHRTEEIDELLEDMR, encoded by the coding sequence ATGCAAGCGGTCGTTCAGCTCCGCGGCGACGTCAACATGAGCTCGGCCGTGCACGACACGCTCAAGATGCTCAACATCCACCACGTGAACCACTGCGCGCTCGTCCCGGAGACGGAGACGTACCGCGGGATGATCACGAAGGTCAACGACTACGTCGCGCACGGCGAACCGAGCGCGGACGCCGTCGAGACCGTCCTCCGGACGCGCGCCGAGCCCGCCGAGGGCGACGCCGACGTCGACGAGGAGTGGCTCGCCGAGCACACCGACTACGACGACTTCGGCGCGCTCGCGGAAGCACTGGTCGACGAGGAGACGACGCTGCGCGAGCAGGGTCTCTCGCCGGTGCTCCGACTGCACCCGCCGCGCGGCGGCCACCGCGGTCAGAAGCACCCGACGACCGAGGGCGGTCAGATCGGCAAGCATCGGACCGAAGAGATCGACGAACTCCTGGAGGACATGCGATGA
- a CDS encoding uL15m family ribosomal protein, with the protein MTSKKRRQRGSRTHGGGTHKNRRGAGHRGGRGRAGRDKHEFHNYEPIGKHGFKRPEDAKRSVAEVNVRTLDEDAALLAADGLAETEGDAYHIDARDVAEDGEDADLVKVLGGGQVRQELHVVADAFSDGAVELIEDAGGSVELTERGEELLAEAEADEDDESDEE; encoded by the coding sequence ATGACGTCGAAGAAGCGACGCCAGCGCGGCTCCCGGACCCACGGCGGCGGCACGCACAAGAACCGGCGCGGAGCCGGACACCGCGGCGGTCGCGGTCGCGCGGGTCGGGACAAACACGAGTTCCACAACTACGAACCGATCGGCAAACACGGCTTCAAGCGTCCCGAGGACGCAAAGCGGTCGGTCGCCGAGGTCAACGTCCGGACGCTGGACGAGGACGCGGCGCTGCTCGCGGCGGACGGTCTCGCCGAAACCGAGGGCGACGCCTACCACATCGACGCGCGTGACGTCGCCGAGGACGGCGAGGACGCCGACCTCGTGAAGGTGCTCGGCGGCGGGCAGGTCCGACAGGAACTGCACGTCGTCGCCGACGCCTTCTCCGACGGCGCCGTCGAACTCATCGAAGACGCCGGCGGCAGCGTCGAACTCACGGAACGCGGCGAGGAACTCCTCGCCGAGGCCGAAGCCGACGAAGACGACGAGAGCGACGAGGAGTAA
- the map gene encoding type II methionyl aminopeptidase — protein sequence MSDGPLDEETLAKYREAGTVLREVLDEAAEMVEPGVTQLEVAEFAEAEIRARADGCAFPANISVDEEASHASPGRDDDTEFGEEMVCLDCGVHVDGYIADAAVTVDLSGNAELVEAAEEALDAALEAVAPGVETGEVGAEIEDVIRGYGYTPVLNLSGHGVAQWDAHTGPTIPNRGTDRGIELEVGDVVAIEPFATTGRGKVTEGSNAEIYSLERDRSVRNRTARQILEQVKEEYRTLPFAARWLDEPRAGMAIQRLEQQGVLHGYPVLKEDDGELVSQAEHTVVVTEDGCEILTS from the coding sequence ATGAGCGACGGACCCCTCGACGAGGAGACGCTGGCGAAGTACAGGGAGGCCGGAACGGTCCTTCGGGAGGTGCTCGACGAGGCCGCCGAGATGGTCGAACCGGGCGTCACGCAGCTCGAAGTCGCCGAGTTCGCCGAGGCGGAGATCCGAGCGCGCGCCGACGGCTGCGCGTTCCCCGCGAACATCAGCGTCGACGAGGAGGCCTCCCACGCCTCGCCGGGTCGCGACGACGACACCGAGTTCGGCGAGGAGATGGTCTGTCTGGACTGCGGCGTCCACGTCGACGGCTACATCGCCGACGCCGCGGTGACGGTCGACCTCTCGGGGAACGCCGAACTCGTCGAGGCCGCCGAGGAGGCGCTCGACGCCGCCCTCGAGGCGGTCGCGCCCGGCGTCGAGACCGGCGAGGTCGGCGCGGAGATCGAGGACGTCATCCGCGGCTACGGCTACACCCCCGTGTTGAACCTCTCGGGCCACGGCGTCGCCCAGTGGGACGCCCACACGGGTCCGACGATCCCGAACCGCGGCACCGACCGCGGCATCGAACTCGAAGTCGGCGACGTCGTCGCGATCGAGCCCTTCGCGACGACCGGCCGGGGGAAGGTCACCGAGGGATCGAACGCGGAGATCTACAGCCTCGAACGCGATCGGTCGGTGCGGAACCGGACCGCCCGACAGATCCTCGAACAGGTGAAAGAGGAGTACAGGACCCTGCCCTTCGCCGCCCGCTGGCTCGACGAACCGCGGGCGGGGATGGCCATCCAGCGGCTGGAACAGCAGGGCGTCCTCCACGGCTACCCCGTCCTGAAGGAGGACGACGGCGAACTCGTCAGCCAGGCCGAGCACACCGTCGTCGTCACCGAGGACGGCTGCGAGATCCTGACCTCGTGA
- a CDS encoding 30S ribosomal protein S8 has translation MAGNDPLANALAGVDNAESVGHLSHEIQPASNVIGSVLEVFYDRGYIDGFEFVDDGKAGRFEVELSGAINECGAVKPRYSAGADEFEKWEKRYLPARDYGTLIVTTSHGVMSHYEAREQGIGGQVIAYVY, from the coding sequence ATGGCAGGAAACGATCCACTCGCCAACGCGCTCGCCGGCGTCGACAACGCCGAGAGCGTCGGGCACCTGTCCCACGAGATACAGCCCGCCTCCAACGTCATCGGCTCCGTCCTCGAGGTCTTCTACGACCGCGGGTACATCGACGGCTTCGAGTTCGTCGACGACGGCAAGGCCGGACGCTTCGAGGTCGAACTGAGCGGCGCAATCAACGAATGTGGTGCCGTCAAGCCCCGCTACTCGGCGGGCGCAGACGAGTTCGAGAAGTGGGAGAAGCGATACCTCCCCGCCCGCGACTACGGGACGCTCATCGTCACGACGAGCCACGGCGTCATGAGCCACTACGAGGCCCGCGAACAGGGCATCGGTGGCCAAGTAATCGCCTACGTGTACTGA
- a CDS encoding tRNA (N(6)-L-threonylcarbamoyladenosine(37)-C(2))-methylthiotransferase has translation MARYHIETYGCTSNRGESRQIESALRDAGHYPVDGPEAADVAIMNTCTVVEKTERNMLRRAKELESETADLIITGCMALAQGEEFREEGVDAQILHWDDVPTAVTNGECPNPGPGTEPVLDGVVGILPIARGCLSNCSYCITKFATGRVDSPPVEENVEKARALVHAGAKELRITGQDTGVYGWDTGDRKLPELLDRICTEIDGDFRVRLGMANPGGIHGIREELVEVFARHDELYNFIHLPVQSGSDTVLEDMRRQHRVEKFLEIVETFDSTLEYWTLSTDFIVGFPTETEEDHAQSMALFREVRPEKVNVTRFSKRPGTDAAEMKGLGGTVKKERSKAMSELKREVVAEAYESMIGETRRVMAVREGTGDSMKCRDEAYRQIIVRDADERGIEPGDFLDVEVTSHQTVYAFGEPV, from the coding sequence ATGGCCCGATACCACATCGAGACGTACGGCTGCACCTCCAACCGCGGCGAGAGCCGGCAGATCGAGAGCGCGCTCCGCGACGCCGGCCACTACCCCGTCGACGGTCCGGAGGCGGCCGACGTCGCCATTATGAACACCTGCACGGTGGTCGAGAAGACGGAGCGCAACATGCTCCGTCGGGCCAAAGAGCTGGAGTCGGAGACGGCGGATCTCATCATCACGGGCTGTATGGCGCTCGCACAGGGCGAGGAGTTCCGCGAGGAGGGCGTCGACGCGCAGATCCTCCACTGGGACGACGTCCCCACGGCGGTCACGAACGGCGAGTGTCCGAACCCCGGGCCGGGAACCGAACCCGTCCTCGACGGCGTCGTCGGCATCCTCCCGATCGCCCGGGGCTGTCTGTCGAACTGCTCGTACTGTATCACGAAGTTCGCGACCGGCCGCGTCGACTCCCCGCCCGTCGAGGAGAACGTCGAGAAGGCCCGCGCCTTAGTCCACGCCGGCGCGAAGGAGCTCCGGATCACGGGCCAGGACACCGGCGTCTACGGCTGGGATACGGGCGACAGGAAGCTCCCCGAACTGCTCGATCGGATCTGTACCGAGATCGACGGCGACTTCCGGGTCCGGCTGGGGATGGCCAACCCCGGCGGCATCCACGGAATCCGCGAGGAACTCGTCGAGGTCTTCGCGCGGCACGACGAGCTGTACAACTTCATCCACCTCCCGGTGCAGTCGGGGTCGGACACGGTGCTCGAAGATATGCGGCGACAGCATCGCGTCGAGAAGTTCCTCGAAATCGTCGAGACGTTCGACTCGACGCTGGAGTACTGGACGCTCTCGACGGACTTCATCGTCGGCTTCCCGACCGAGACCGAGGAAGACCACGCCCAGAGTATGGCGCTGTTCCGGGAGGTCAGACCCGAGAAGGTGAACGTCACCCGCTTCTCGAAGCGCCCCGGCACCGACGCCGCCGAGATGAAGGGCCTCGGCGGGACGGTGAAGAAGGAGCGCTCGAAGGCGATGTCCGAACTGAAGCGGGAGGTCGTCGCCGAGGCCTACGAGTCGATGATCGGCGAGACCCGTCGGGTGATGGCCGTCCGCGAGGGGACCGGCGACTCGATGAAGTGCCGCGACGAGGCGTACCGACAGATCATCGTCCGGGATGCGGACGAACGAGGGATCGAACCGGGCGACTTCCTCGACGTCGAGGTGACGAGTCACCAGACGGTCTACGCGTTCGGCGAACCGGTCTGA
- a CDS encoding 50S ribosomal protein L32e — protein sequence MSEEDAENEAEIESLEDISGVGPSKADALREAGYESVADVKAASQSELADVDGVGNALAARIKADVGGLEVSEETEAEVEDETEEEADEDVETELRPRGHADKTPELDDETARALGQKHREGKPAFRRQKYHAKKRVPESWRKPRGNLSKQRRGIKGKGDMVEAGFRSPKAARGLHPSGFEEVRVHNVDDLEGVDGDTQAVRIASKVGARKRERIEEVAEDREIRVLNPTYVEVEVEE from the coding sequence ATGTCCGAAGAAGACGCCGAGAACGAAGCCGAGATCGAGTCGCTCGAAGACATCAGCGGCGTCGGCCCCTCGAAGGCCGACGCGCTGCGCGAGGCCGGCTACGAGAGCGTCGCCGACGTGAAGGCGGCCAGCCAGTCGGAACTCGCAGACGTCGACGGCGTCGGCAACGCGCTCGCGGCCCGTATCAAGGCCGACGTGGGCGGACTCGAGGTCTCAGAGGAGACCGAGGCCGAAGTCGAAGACGAGACCGAGGAGGAGGCCGACGAGGACGTCGAGACGGAACTCCGTCCCCGCGGCCACGCCGACAAGACGCCCGAACTCGACGACGAGACCGCGCGCGCCCTCGGTCAGAAGCACCGAGAGGGAAAGCCCGCGTTCCGTCGACAGAAGTACCACGCGAAGAAACGCGTGCCCGAATCCTGGCGGAAGCCCCGCGGCAACCTCTCGAAGCAGCGCCGCGGCATCAAAGGAAAGGGCGACATGGTCGAGGCGGGCTTCCGCTCGCCGAAGGCCGCACGCGGCCTGCACCCCTCGGGCTTCGAGGAGGTTCGCGTCCACAACGTCGACGACCTGGAAGGCGTCGACGGGGACACCCAGGCCGTTCGCATCGCCTCGAAGGTCGGCGCGCGCAAGCGCGAACGAATCGAGGAAGTGGCTGAGGACCGCGAGATCCGCGTCCTCAACCCGACCTACGTCGAAGTGGAGGTCGAAGAATAA
- a CDS encoding 50S ribosomal protein L19e: MTDLRAQKRMAADVLDVGKSRVWFDPDEQSEIAEAITREDIRDLVDQGTIRAKDAKGNSKGRARERAEKRAYGHRKGPGSRKGKAGGRKNSKDEWVSRIRAQRRRLKELRDDGPLTATQYREVYNKASGGEFDDVARLEAYIRNNYDVEIE; the protein is encoded by the coding sequence ATGACGGATCTGAGAGCACAGAAGCGTATGGCGGCCGACGTCCTCGACGTCGGCAAAAGCCGCGTCTGGTTCGATCCAGACGAACAGTCCGAGATTGCGGAGGCCATCACCCGCGAGGACATCCGTGACCTGGTCGATCAGGGGACCATTCGCGCGAAGGACGCGAAGGGCAACTCCAAGGGTCGCGCCCGCGAACGCGCCGAGAAGCGCGCGTACGGCCACCGCAAGGGCCCCGGTTCCCGCAAGGGGAAAGCCGGCGGTCGGAAGAACTCGAAAGACGAATGGGTCAGCCGGATCCGCGCACAGCGTCGTCGCCTGAAGGAACTGCGCGACGACGGCCCGCTCACCGCGACGCAGTACCGCGAAGTGTACAACAAGGCGTCGGGTGGCGAGTTCGACGACGTGGCACGGCTCGAAGCATACATTCGGAACAACTACGACGTGGAGATAGAATAA